The following DNA comes from Streptomyces sp. NBC_00690.
GATCAGTCCAGGTCGATGTGTTCGCCGTCACCGGGTTCGCCGTCGCGCGGATCGCCGGACTTCTTCGCGGGACCGAAGTCCTTCGCGGAATCGGACGGCTTCTCGGGCCCTTGGGTCCAGCGGCGTTCCTGGCCCTCGACGGCGGAGCGGTAGGCCGCGAGCAGCTCACCGCCCGCGGCGGCGAGATGGTCGAACACCTGGGGATTGCGCTGCAACACCGGCTCGACGGCGGACTTCGCCTGATTGACCAGTTGCTGCACGGCACTCTGCGCTGCGACCCCCGGCAGGGACGACTGGAACTCATTGACCTTGTCGGCCACGGCACCGAAGAGTTTGCGCAGCTCATCGCCGGCGGAGCCGGGCGGGGGGCCGTACTCGGCGCGGCGGCGGGCCTTTTCTGACGCGAGGTCTTCGGCGCAGGCGTCGGCCCATGCGTCGGCGTCGGCTGGCCGCTCGGTGGCATCGCTCATGGCGTACTCCTGCACAGGGCGTTGGTCCGGCGATGGGTGTTCGTACCCTCGACGTTACCCGAACGGACGCGAACGGTTCAGCGAGTGCGCGGCCAGAGGTCCGGGTCCGGGGTGAATCGGACCTTGAGTGCGCCCTCCTTCAGGGCGGCCCCGGAGACGGTGCAGCGGCGCAGGGCGGACGGCAGCGGAACGATCCTGCGGAAGGGGCCCACGGTGAGGACAAGCTCCTCACCACGACGCACGAGATGTACCTCCCCCTTGCTGGCGCCTGGCAACGGAATGTCCCAGACGAACGTGCCGTCCTCATCGCGCAGGTCGATGACCCGCTTCGACTCGAAGTCACCGGCCCCCTCCACGCCCGCCTCCGCAGCAAGCGGAAGCGGCGCTCCGGCGGCTTCGGGGAACAGGTCGTCCCCGATGTCCTGGAGTGCCGCGATGCCCCGGGACTCCCGTCCGATGTGGGTGACCTCACGGACGCGCGGCCCCCACTCCGCGTGCCACTCGTGCAGCGTCTTCTCCTGCTGGGCTGCGAGGCCCGCGAGCCAGGGATCGGGCGAGTGCCGGGGGAGAACCCGATTGGCGATCACCGCATCCACGCGCAGGTCGTGCAGGGCGAACCCGGTACGGGCGGTCCGCAGCGCATCGGCGGCGGTGGAGCCCGGCTCGGCGACGAGGTGCACCACCGTCTGCGGAGAGGCGACCACCTGCTGGACCGCGGCGAGCTCGGTGTCCCAGCCCGCTGCCGTGTCGTACAGCAGTTGGGCGGGCATGGGGACCCCGGCGAGTTGGGCGAGCACGGGACGCAGCGCGCGGGCGGCCTGGCGTTCCGGGGGCAGCAGTCGGCGCAGATAGCGACGGAGCTGCTCGGGCAGGGCGAGCAGTGCGATGGCTTCGCGTACCGGGGGCAGGTCCACGACAACCGCGTCCCAGTCGCCGGCCGCCGCCGCGGTCAGCGCCTTGAGCAGGGCGAACTGCTCGCTGCCCGGGAGCTCGGTCAGTTCCTCGTCCGCGAGTCTGGTGGCGCCGAGGAGGTCGAGGACGGTCGCACCGCGTTCTTGCCAGGACAGGAACTCGGCCCGGAAGCGGGGCGCGCTGTCGATCGCGGCGGCCCAGAGCCCTTCGGTGATCTCGACGGCTCGCAGACCGTCGGCGATCTCGGTCGTACGCAGCCCGGGGGCGGGGGTGACGGGCACGCCGAGGGGGGTGCCGGGGTCGGTGGAGAGCAGGAGGACCCGTGCCGGTTGGGCCGCGGGTGTCGCTGCCGTCGGCCGGGCCAGGGCGAGGGCGGTCGCCGCAGCGACGGTGGTACGGCCCGCGCCGCCGAGTCCGGTGACGAGGACCAGGTGCATCAGTGGGAGTGTCCGCTCTCGACGCGCTTCTTCAGTCCGTCCAGGGCCCGGTCGATGATGACCTTCTCGGCCTTGCGCTTGATCATCCCCAGCATCGGGATCTTGACGTCGACGGTGAGTCGGTAGGTGACTTCGGTACGGTCGCCGCCGACCGGGGTGAGGGTGTAGGACCCGTCGATGGCGCGCAGCATCTGTGACTTCACCAGGGTCCAACTGACCTGGTTCGCACCGTTCCAGGTGTAGGCGAGGGTGTGGTCGTCCTTGATCGCGCCGGCGTCGAGGACCAGCCGGACCTGCTCGGCACGGCCGTCGGCGTCCCGGGAGATCACCTCGGCCTGCTTGACCTCCCCGGTCCATTCCGGATAGCGGTCGAAGTCCGAGATCACTCCCATCACTTCGGCCGGTGCCGCCTCAATGGTGATGCTTGAGCTGGTGTGTTCCGCCATCGCTGCGGCTCCCTGGAGTGCGGGTACGGACCGGTGTTGATGGTGGGAAGGCTATCGCGACCGGGGGCGCCCTCCGTCTGCGGCCCTCCAGCCCCCAAGACGCGTCCCGGGAGTGGGCGGCCGAATCTCAGCGGCTGGTCCGGGCGGCCCGGGTGGTGTTCACCACTCCAGACTCCAAGGTCGGCCCGTGGAGGCGAAATGCCCCACATTGACACACTCGGTGGCCGCGATGCGCATCCGGGCGACGAGGGGCTGGTGTACATGGCCGAAGAGTGCGTACCGGGGTCGGCTGCGATGGATGGCGGCCAGCAGCGCGGAGCTACCGCGTTCGAAGCGGCGGGCGACCGTGTCATAGGTCAGTTCGGGCACATCGGGCGGAATGTGGGAGCAGAGCACGTCGACATCCCCCAGCGCCTCGACCTTCGCCGCGTACTCCTCGTCCGAGATCTCATAGGGCGTGCGCATCGGCGTGCGCAACCCGCCGCCGACGAATCCGAACACCAGACCGCCGATCTCGGCCCGCTGACCGTCGAGAACGGTGGTGCCATCGTGGGCGTATTCCGGCCATAGTGCAGGGATATCGACATTGCCGTAGGTGGCGTACGTAGGCACGGGAAAAGCCGCAAACAGTTCTGCGTACTGCCGGCGCACCGCCGTCTCGATCGTGCTGTCCCGGTCCTCCCCCAGTTCCGCCCAGAGGCCACGGGCCAGCTCCCGCGCCTCATCGAACCGGCGGGAGGTGCGCAGACCCACGATCAGCTCGGCGTTCTCGACTCCGAACAGATCGGGAAAGATGCCGCGGGAGCGGTCGGCGTAGTCGAGGAAGAGGACGAGGTCGCCGAGGCAGACCAAGGCGTCGGCACCGTCTCCCGCCCTGGCGAGGTCGTCGACGTTGCCGTGCACATCACTGATCACATTGACCCGCATGGCGGTCACCTTAAGACGCGTCGCGAGTGCTGGACAGTGGGGCAGGCCGGTCGTTCTTCCGGGTCCGGCAAGGATTGGACTACTCTGCGCGAAGTACTGCCATGAACATGTGACGCAGGGAACATCTGGCCGGAAACCCCTACCCGGAACCGAGTACCGGTGGGTAACGTCCGGGCAGTCTGCTTCTGCTCACCCCCAGGAGCACCAGCCCGATCTTGGACCGCAGCCGGTGCGCGTTACACAGAGCCGTGGCGCCGGAGCCCGATGAGGAGCAGCAGTTTTGCGCGAGTTCAGCCTTCCGGCCCTGTATGAGGTCCCTTCGGACGGAAACCTGACGGATCTGATCCGCCGCAACGCCGCGCAACACCCCGATGTCGTCGTCATCGGCAGAAAGGTCGCGGGCGGCTGGGCGGACGTGACGGCCACGCAGTTCCTCGCGGAAGTGCGAGCCGCGGCCAAGGGCCTGATCGCCGCCGGTGTGCGCCCCGGGGACCGGGTGGCCCTGATGTCACGCACCCGCTACGAGTGGGTGCAGATGGACTTCGCCATCTGGAGCGCCGGTGCGGTGACCGTGCCGGTGTACGAGACCAGCTCGGCCGAGCAGGTCTCCTGGATCCTCTCCGACTCGGGCGCGGTCGCCGCGATCGTGGAGAGCGAGGCGCACGTCGCCTCCGTGGAGTCCGTACGGGATCGACTGCCGGCCCTGCGCCACCTCTGGCAGATCGACGCCGGTGCAGTGGCGGAGCTGATCGAGTCGGGCGCCGACGTCGAGGACTCACTGGTCGACGAGCGCACCAGGACCGCGAAGGCCGATGACCCGGCGACGATCGTCTACACCTCCGGCACCACCGGACGCCCCAAGGGCTGTGTGCTCACCCACCGCAGCTTCTTCGCTGAGTGCGGCAACGCGGTGGAACGCCTCAAGCCCCTCTTCCGCACGGGCGAGTGCTCGGTCCTGCTCTTCCTGCCCGCCGCACATGTCTTCGGTCGGCTGGTCGAGGTGGCGGCCGTGATGGCCCCGATCAAGCTGGGCTGCGTGTCGGACGTCAAGAACCTCACCGATGAGCTCGCCTCCTTCCAGCCCACGCTGATCCTCGGCGTTCCCCGGGTCTTCGAGAAGGTCTACAACGGGGCGCGTTCGAAGGCGCAGGCCGACGGCAAGGGCAAGATCTTCGACAAGGCCGCACAGACGGCCATCTCGTACAGCCGTGCTCTCGACACCGTTAAGGGCCCTTCGCTGGGGCTGCGGATCAAGCACAAGATCTTCGACCGTCTCGTCTACAGCAAGCTGCGGGCCGTCCTCGGCGGGCGCGGCGAGCACGCGATCTCCGGAGGGGCACCGCTCGGAGAGCGTCTCGGGCACTTCTTCCGCGGCATCGGATTCACGGTCCTGGAGGGCTACGGGCTCACCGAGTCGTGCGCCGCGACCGCCTTCAACCCGTGGGACCGTCAGAAGATCGGCACGGTCGGCCAGCCCCTACCGGGGTCGGTCGTTCGGATCGCCGACGACGGCGAGGTGCTGCTGCACGGCGAGCACCTCTTCCAGGGGTACTGGAACAACGAGGCGGCGACGGCGGAGGCGCTGGCCGACGGCTGGTTCCACACCGGTGACATCGGCGCCCTCGACGAGGACGGCTTCCTCTCCATCACCGGCCGGAAGAAGGAGATCCTGGTCACCGCGGGCGGCAAGAACGTCGCTCCCGCAGTGATCGAGGACCGCATCCGTGCCCATGCGCTGGTCGCGGAGTGCATGGTGGTCGGCGACGGGCGTCCCTTCGTGGGTGCGCTGATCACCCTGGACGAGGAGTTCCTCGGCCGCTGGGCCGCCGAGCACGGCAAGCCGGCCAAGGGGGCGGCCGTACTGCGGGACGACCCCGAAGTGCTGGCCGAGATCCAACGCGCGGTGGACGACGGCAACGCGGCCGTCTCCAAGGCCGAGTCGGTCCGCAAGTTCCGCATCCTGGGGGCCCAGTTCACCGAGGAGGCCGGGCACATCACACCATCGCTCAAGTTGAAGCGCACTGTGGTGGCGAAGGACTTCGCGGACGAGATCGAGGGCATCTACCGCGGCTAGGGCGCAGCGAGAGAGACCGGGCCGGGGCCGGGCCACGCCTGGCGCACCCTCCATGCGCACCCGCCCGGCCTCGTGTCTCAGAGCAGTTCGCGCAACCGCTCGGCCAGCAGGTCCCAGCGCCACTTCTCCTCGACCCAGCGACGACCGCGCTCGCCCATCCGTTGCCGTAGCTCCGGATCCTGCAACAGGGCCGTGATCCGCTCCGCGGCGTCCTGCGGCGAGCCGCCGCGCACCACCCAGCCGGTCTCCCCGTCCAGGACCGCGTCGGGCGCACCCCCCGAGTCGCCCGCCACCACCGGCAGGCCGGTCGCCGACGCCTCCAGATAGACGATGCCCAGCCCTTCGACGTCGAGCCCGCCCCTGCGGGTGCGGCACGGCATGGCAAAGACGTCGCCCGCCCCGTAGTGCGCGGGCAATTCGGACCAGGGCACCGCGCCGGTGAACACCACCGAGGTCGAAACGCCCTCGGTTTCGGCGAGCCGCCGCAGATCGTCCTCGTACGGCCCGCCGCCCACGATGAGCAGCACCGCGTCCGGGACCGCGGTCAGGATCCGGGGCATCGCCCGGATGAGGGTGTCCTGTCCCTTGCGCGGCACGAGTCGGGAGACGCAGACCACCACCGGCCGGTCGGCGAGTCCGAGCCGCTCCCGCACGGCGGCGCCCCCGGAGTCGGGGTGGAAGGTCTTCTCGTCGACCCCCGGCGGCAGTTGCACCATCCGTCGGGCGGCCTCGGGGCTCAGCGCGGCGGCGATGCGGGAGCGGGTGTACTCGCCGAGATAGGTGATCGTGTCCGTGCCGTCCCCGATGCGGCGCAGCAACTGCCGGGCGGCGGGGAGTTGGGCCCAGCCCGCCTCGTGGCCGTGCGAGCTGGCGACCAACCGCCGTGCACCGGCCTTCCGCAGCGCCGGACCCATCAGTCCGAGTGGAGCAGCGGCCCCGAACCAGACGGACTCACAGCCGTGTTCCCGCAGCAGGGAGGCCGCTCGGCGGGTGACGCGGGGGGTGGGCAGCAGCATCGTCGTTCGGTCCCGGACGACGGTGAACGGCTGTTCGGCGTCGAAGGCCGCCGTCGCCGCGGTGCCCTCGTGGCCCCGCTTCCAGGTGGAGGCGTAGACGACGAGTTGCTCGGGGTCCAGCCGCAGCGCCATGTTGTGGAGGAACGCCTGGATGCCACCGGGGCGGGGCGGGAAGTCATTGGTCACGATCAGGGTCTTGTGCATCGTGGCCGACAGTACCGAAATCCGTGCGGCGGGCCGAACGCCCCGCCAGGCGCAGCCGCAGCGGGAGCCGCACCGCCCGGCCGGCCCACCGCGCGTGCACCACCCGTGTGAACCGGGCCCTATCCCCCGAACGCCGGCCCCGTCTGATCGAGCCCACCGGGTTCGTCCGGGCACGATGATCGCTTCACCGTTCCATCGGAAGGCGGGATGAGTCGCATATGAGGGGTGGACGGTCCCCGTCGCTGGTGCCGAGTTCCCTGTGGCTGCTCACCAGGGTCGTGCTGCTGCTCTGGGTCTTCCACGTGGTCCCGTTCCCGGGCCCCGACGTCACCGCCGATGTCTCGGTGATCTATCGGCGCTGGTCCGAGACGCTCCGGAGCGGCTTCTTTCCGTTGGACGACGTGACCTGGCAGTATCCGCCCGCCGCTGCTCTCGCCATCCTCTCCCCCGCGCTCCTGCCGTTCCTCGACTACGCCGCCGGCTTCTTCGTCCTGGTGCTGCTCTGCGACGCGGTGGTGTTCGTCCTGCTGCGGTACGCGGCCGGGCGGCCCGGCAATTGCGCGCGGGGGGCCTGGGTCTGGGTGGTGGGCGTACCGCTGCTGGGACCGACCGCGTATGCGCGCTACGACCTGATGGTGACCGCGGTCGCCGTGGTGGCCCTGTTGGTGGGCGTGCGACGGCCCGGGGCACTGGGTGCCCTGGTGGCGCTGGGAGCTCTGCTGAAGGTGTGGCCGGTACTGCTGCTGGTCGGAGTGGATCGGGGGCGGGCCGCCCTGGTCGCCTGGGGGACGGCCACGGGCACGGCGATCGGCCTGACCCTGGGATTCCTCGTGGCGATGCCGGGGGCACTGGTCTTCCTGGTCTTCCAGCGGGACCGGGGGACCGAGGTGGAGTCGCTGGGCGCGCTGGTCTTCCATGTGGCCCGGCAGTTCGGTTGGGACGGGCGTGTGCTGCTGAACTACGGGTCGATCGAGTTCCTCGGCCCGCACGTGCCACTGGTGTCGTCCCTGGCGCTGGCCCTCGCGCTCGTCGCCCTCGGCTGGCTGGTGTTCTGGCGCTGGCGGGCGCGCGGCTTCGGCCCTGCGACGCTCGGGGACGCGGCGTTCACCGCTGTTCTGCTGTTCACCACGACGAGCCGGGTGATCAGCCCGCAGTACCTGATCTGGTCGGTGGGTCTGGCCGCCGTCTGCCTGGTCCGCCGGGACAGTCGCATGGTGCTGCCCGCCGCCCTGGTACTGCTGGCGACCGCGGTGACGACGTTGGAGTTCCCGATCTACTTCGCCGAGGTGGTCGCCAGCGATCCGCTCGGGGTCGGGCTGCTGCTGGTGCGCAACGGACTGCTGGTGGGGGCCGCGCTGACGGCGGCCGTACGGCTGTGGCGGGGCACGGTGACGGATCCACCACCGGCGAGCGAGGAACCCACGGCCGCACGTGCCCTGCTGACGTCCTGACACGGACGGGAGCGGACGGGAGCGGTCCTGCGGGGCATCAGCCGCCGAGCCGCTCCCGCAGATAGTCGCGCCACTCCTCGGTGAACTCCTTCAGCGTCGTGCCGAACTGTTCGACCACGGCCCGCTCGACCGCGCCCGCCCGGGTCCGGCCCGCGCCCACCGCCCGGTAGAACTCGGTCAGTTTCCGCTCGCCCCAGCGTTCCGCGATCAGTTCACAGGCGAGCCAACCACCCTCGTAGGCGCGGGCTAAACCGTCCGCGTCCGCGCCGAAGGAGAAGTCGCCGTCCAACGGCAGGCCGGCCGGGACCGCGCCACGACGGACCGCGCGCTGGAGTTCGGGTGCGGTCTGGCTCGCGGTACGGCCCGTCCCGCGGTACGCGACCCAGTCGGCGAAGCCCTCCGACAGCCACATCGGGGTGGCCTGCGAGGTGTACGCCCGCGTGGCGACGTGCGCGGTCTCA
Coding sequences within:
- a CDS encoding DUF5304 domain-containing protein, which codes for MSDATERPADADAWADACAEDLASEKARRRAEYGPPPGSAGDELRKLFGAVADKVNEFQSSLPGVAAQSAVQQLVNQAKSAVEPVLQRNPQVFDHLAAAGGELLAAYRSAVEGQERRWTQGPEKPSDSAKDFGPAKKSGDPRDGEPGDGEHIDLD
- a CDS encoding ArsA family ATPase translates to MHLVLVTGLGGAGRTTVAAATALALARPTAATPAAQPARVLLLSTDPGTPLGVPVTPAPGLRTTEIADGLRAVEITEGLWAAAIDSAPRFRAEFLSWQERGATVLDLLGATRLADEELTELPGSEQFALLKALTAAAAGDWDAVVVDLPPVREAIALLALPEQLRRYLRRLLPPERQAARALRPVLAQLAGVPMPAQLLYDTAAGWDTELAAVQQVVASPQTVVHLVAEPGSTAADALRTARTGFALHDLRVDAVIANRVLPRHSPDPWLAGLAAQQEKTLHEWHAEWGPRVREVTHIGRESRGIAALQDIGDDLFPEAAGAPLPLAAEAGVEGAGDFESKRVIDLRDEDGTFVWDIPLPGASKGEVHLVRRGEELVLTVGPFRRIVPLPSALRRCTVSGAALKEGALKVRFTPDPDLWPRTR
- a CDS encoding SRPBCC family protein, coding for MAEHTSSSITIEAAPAEVMGVISDFDRYPEWTGEVKQAEVISRDADGRAEQVRLVLDAGAIKDDHTLAYTWNGANQVSWTLVKSQMLRAIDGSYTLTPVGGDRTEVTYRLTVDVKIPMLGMIKRKAEKVIIDRALDGLKKRVESGHSH
- a CDS encoding metallophosphoesterase family protein; amino-acid sequence: MRVNVISDVHGNVDDLARAGDGADALVCLGDLVLFLDYADRSRGIFPDLFGVENAELIVGLRTSRRFDEARELARGLWAELGEDRDSTIETAVRRQYAELFAAFPVPTYATYGNVDIPALWPEYAHDGTTVLDGQRAEIGGLVFGFVGGGLRTPMRTPYEISDEEYAAKVEALGDVDVLCSHIPPDVPELTYDTVARRFERGSSALLAAIHRSRPRYALFGHVHQPLVARMRIAATECVNVGHFASTGRPWSLEW
- a CDS encoding AMP-dependent synthetase/ligase codes for the protein MREFSLPALYEVPSDGNLTDLIRRNAAQHPDVVVIGRKVAGGWADVTATQFLAEVRAAAKGLIAAGVRPGDRVALMSRTRYEWVQMDFAIWSAGAVTVPVYETSSAEQVSWILSDSGAVAAIVESEAHVASVESVRDRLPALRHLWQIDAGAVAELIESGADVEDSLVDERTRTAKADDPATIVYTSGTTGRPKGCVLTHRSFFAECGNAVERLKPLFRTGECSVLLFLPAAHVFGRLVEVAAVMAPIKLGCVSDVKNLTDELASFQPTLILGVPRVFEKVYNGARSKAQADGKGKIFDKAAQTAISYSRALDTVKGPSLGLRIKHKIFDRLVYSKLRAVLGGRGEHAISGGAPLGERLGHFFRGIGFTVLEGYGLTESCAATAFNPWDRQKIGTVGQPLPGSVVRIADDGEVLLHGEHLFQGYWNNEAATAEALADGWFHTGDIGALDEDGFLSITGRKKEILVTAGGKNVAPAVIEDRIRAHALVAECMVVGDGRPFVGALITLDEEFLGRWAAEHGKPAKGAAVLRDDPEVLAEIQRAVDDGNAAVSKAESVRKFRILGAQFTEEAGHITPSLKLKRTVVAKDFADEIEGIYRG
- a CDS encoding glycosyltransferase family 4 protein: MHKTLIVTNDFPPRPGGIQAFLHNMALRLDPEQLVVYASTWKRGHEGTAATAAFDAEQPFTVVRDRTTMLLPTPRVTRRAASLLREHGCESVWFGAAAPLGLMGPALRKAGARRLVASSHGHEAGWAQLPAARQLLRRIGDGTDTITYLGEYTRSRIAAALSPEAARRMVQLPPGVDEKTFHPDSGGAAVRERLGLADRPVVVCVSRLVPRKGQDTLIRAMPRILTAVPDAVLLIVGGGPYEDDLRRLAETEGVSTSVVFTGAVPWSELPAHYGAGDVFAMPCRTRRGGLDVEGLGIVYLEASATGLPVVAGDSGGAPDAVLDGETGWVVRGGSPQDAAERITALLQDPELRQRMGERGRRWVEEKWRWDLLAERLRELL
- a CDS encoding glycosyltransferase 87 family protein, encoding MRGGRSPSLVPSSLWLLTRVVLLLWVFHVVPFPGPDVTADVSVIYRRWSETLRSGFFPLDDVTWQYPPAAALAILSPALLPFLDYAAGFFVLVLLCDAVVFVLLRYAAGRPGNCARGAWVWVVGVPLLGPTAYARYDLMVTAVAVVALLVGVRRPGALGALVALGALLKVWPVLLLVGVDRGRAALVAWGTATGTAIGLTLGFLVAMPGALVFLVFQRDRGTEVESLGALVFHVARQFGWDGRVLLNYGSIEFLGPHVPLVSSLALALALVALGWLVFWRWRARGFGPATLGDAAFTAVLLFTTTSRVISPQYLIWSVGLAAVCLVRRDSRMVLPAALVLLATAVTTLEFPIYFAEVVASDPLGVGLLLVRNGLLVGAALTAAVRLWRGTVTDPPPASEEPTAARALLTS